One part of the Mariniblastus fucicola genome encodes these proteins:
- a CDS encoding ATP-dependent DNA ligase, protein MIDFCELYWQLDSTTKTNQKVSALKYYLAKAEPGDAIWAIWFLTGERIKRLIPTKLLRQWAMERAGIEPWLFEECYDRVGDLAETISLLLPPGESKSDVSLKDLIEEELLPFRELDDEQKRTQTLKLWSLFDQRQLFVLGKLMTGGFRVGVSKKLVVRAIASQFEIDPAVVAHRMMGQWEPTGEFFETLVDPNQTETPISKPYPFFLANPLKNGPDLTLGQPTDWVAEWKWDGIRAQLIRRDGQTFLWSRGEDLITDQFPEVAAAAEQLPDGTVIDGELVGWSEEQNRPLEFNQLQRRLGRKKVGKKLLTEVPGALLCFDILENDGDDIRALPLTERQTQLSQLLSELEVQGLSEPATLFSGQQPSVSDIRRIRVSPAVEAEELTSWEQFAEHREAAKQHRAEGLMLKRKDSTYQVGRPVGDWWKWKVEPYTIDAVLIYAQRGHGRRASLYTDYTFAVWQDAELVPFAKAYSGLTDAEIRKVDAFVRKNTNQKFGPVRSVTPQLVFELAFENIQTSTRHKSGVAVRFPRINRWRHDKQPADADRLETILEMVADE, encoded by the coding sequence GTGATTGATTTTTGCGAACTCTATTGGCAACTTGATTCGACGACGAAAACCAACCAGAAAGTTTCTGCGCTGAAATACTATCTTGCGAAAGCCGAACCGGGCGATGCGATTTGGGCGATTTGGTTTCTCACCGGCGAACGGATCAAGCGGCTGATCCCGACAAAACTGCTTCGCCAGTGGGCGATGGAGCGTGCGGGAATCGAACCGTGGCTGTTTGAGGAATGCTACGACCGAGTCGGCGATCTTGCGGAGACGATCTCTCTTTTGCTGCCGCCGGGCGAGTCGAAGTCCGATGTCTCGCTGAAGGACTTGATCGAAGAAGAGCTGTTGCCGTTTCGTGAACTTGATGACGAACAAAAGCGGACTCAGACGTTGAAGCTATGGAGTCTGTTCGACCAACGTCAGCTATTCGTGCTGGGCAAGCTGATGACCGGAGGGTTTCGCGTCGGTGTTTCCAAAAAGCTGGTGGTCCGCGCCATCGCGTCACAATTCGAAATCGATCCTGCAGTCGTCGCGCATCGCATGATGGGCCAGTGGGAGCCGACGGGCGAGTTTTTCGAAACGCTTGTCGACCCGAACCAGACCGAAACGCCGATCAGCAAACCATATCCGTTTTTTCTGGCCAATCCGCTCAAGAATGGTCCAGATTTGACGCTGGGACAGCCGACAGATTGGGTTGCCGAATGGAAGTGGGACGGAATCCGGGCTCAGCTAATCCGTCGTGACGGCCAGACATTTCTATGGTCACGGGGCGAAGATTTGATCACGGATCAGTTTCCGGAGGTCGCCGCCGCGGCAGAGCAGCTTCCGGATGGGACGGTGATTGACGGCGAGCTGGTTGGTTGGAGCGAGGAACAGAATCGGCCTCTGGAGTTCAATCAGTTGCAACGAAGATTGGGACGTAAGAAAGTCGGCAAAAAGCTGTTGACCGAAGTCCCCGGCGCACTGCTGTGTTTCGATATACTCGAAAACGACGGCGATGACATTCGTGCCCTGCCGTTAACCGAGCGTCAAACGCAACTGAGTCAATTGCTGTCCGAGTTGGAAGTTCAAGGGCTCTCCGAACCCGCCACGCTGTTCTCCGGCCAGCAACCTTCCGTTTCAGACATCCGTCGAATCCGAGTTTCCCCGGCCGTCGAAGCGGAAGAACTGACTTCGTGGGAACAGTTCGCTGAACACCGCGAAGCCGCGAAACAGCACCGAGCGGAAGGACTGATGTTAAAGCGAAAAGATTCCACCTACCAAGTCGGCCGACCGGTGGGGGACTGGTGGAAGTGGAAAGTCGAACCGTACACGATCGATGCCGTTTTGATCTATGCACAGCGCGGTCACGGGCGACGCGCTAGCCTGTACACCGACTATACGTTTGCAGTTTGGCAGGACGCGGAACTGGTACCATTCGCGAAAGCGTACTCAGGGCTGACGGATGCCGAAATTCGCAAAGTCGATGCCTTCGTTCGCAAAAACACGAATCAAAAGTTCGGCCCGGTTCGCAGTGTCACGCCGCAGTTGGTTTTCGAGCTTGCGTTTGAAAACATTCAGACTTCTACGCGACACAAATCCGGAGTCGCCGTTCGTTTTCCGCGGATCAATCGATGGCGACACGATAAACAGCCCGCGGATGCTGATCGACTGGAAACCATTTTGGAGATGGTGGCCGATGAATAG
- a CDS encoding TIGR03643 family protein, whose amino-acid sequence MKKAKTQLNQEQLDRVIQMAWEDRTTFDAIRIQFGLQSGEVIKLMRANLKPTSFRLWRKRTVGRNTKHLAKRNFVVGRFRCPSQRG is encoded by the coding sequence ATGAAGAAAGCAAAAACCCAACTGAATCAGGAGCAACTGGATCGCGTGATCCAAATGGCATGGGAGGATCGAACGACATTTGACGCAATTCGTATCCAATTCGGTCTGCAATCGGGCGAGGTGATCAAGCTGATGCGAGCAAACCTGAAGCCGACTTCGTTCAGGTTATGGAGAAAGCGAACGGTCGGCAGGAACACGAAACACCTGGCGAAGCGCAATTTTGTCGTGGGACGATTCCGCTGTCCAAGTCAACGCGGCTGA
- a CDS encoding ligase-associated DNA damage response DEXH box helicase: MNSPRTRNSSRHNGVRMVADWMKANERKPFPFQRKVWKEIVAGRSGLLHSPTGTGKTLAIWMGALAAWLDRTTPAEVEAQNHKLNNRRSRRVNRNLYAPIQVIWVTPLRALAADTLLALREPVEDLKLPWLVERRTSDTASSVKTKQKNRLPSCLITTPESLSILLSFPKTQAQFSSLKLIVLDEWHELMGTKRGVQAELCLSRLRQLSPTACTWAVSATIGNVEQAMQTAIGHPTLPQECSVIKAPTRRKISMKSIVPKSVDRFPWAGHMGLRSLNDVVKAIDSVGSSLVFTNTRSQAERWYAALLYAKPEWAGKIGLHHGSLDRKKRNWVERELDAGNLRCVVCTSSLDLGVDFFPVEQVLQVGSPKGIARLMQRAGRSGHYPGGKSQLVFVPTNALDLIELAAAKDALKNNQIESRTPLKGSLDVLAQHVVTLAAGTAFDESELFREVRSTHAFAELTETQWQWVLDFVKRGGESLRVYPDFKRVVESDQGWKIADEKMARRHRMSIGTISSDREVVVQFMKGGRLGTIEERFISKLKPEDKFMFAGRVLKLVMVRDMTAWVRRAKGKVAAVPRWSGGRLPLSNELAESVRSKLGEANRGQFRGPEMRAVRPLLELQAQWSAVPDEDSLLIEKVKTRDGFHVFVYPFEGRLVHEGLAAILAWRISQMQPITFATTINDYGIELLSPTDPPLEKALESGLFSPLNLLNQIEKSMNATELDRRQFRDIARIAGLVFGGVPGHHKSSRQLQASSDMFFDVFREYDPENLLLRQARREVLDMQLEHVRLAQAMERLSAAKIVYREPPKPTPLSFPILVDRLRLRLSSEKLSDRVARMTQQYERAAEKKLK; encoded by the coding sequence ATGAATAGTCCGCGAACGAGAAACAGTTCTCGCCACAACGGCGTGCGGATGGTTGCTGACTGGATGAAGGCGAATGAGCGGAAACCGTTTCCGTTCCAGCGTAAAGTATGGAAGGAAATCGTCGCCGGACGAAGCGGATTACTGCACAGCCCTACCGGAACGGGTAAAACGCTGGCGATCTGGATGGGTGCGCTGGCGGCATGGCTGGATCGCACCACGCCGGCCGAAGTCGAGGCTCAAAATCATAAGCTCAACAATCGACGATCGCGACGCGTGAACCGGAATCTCTACGCGCCGATCCAGGTCATCTGGGTGACTCCGTTGCGGGCACTCGCGGCAGACACGTTGCTCGCGCTTCGCGAACCGGTCGAAGATTTAAAACTTCCGTGGCTGGTGGAACGACGTACCAGCGACACTGCCAGTTCGGTCAAAACGAAACAGAAGAATCGATTGCCAAGCTGCCTGATCACGACGCCGGAGAGCCTGTCGATCCTGCTCTCGTTTCCGAAAACTCAAGCTCAGTTTTCATCGCTGAAGTTGATCGTGCTTGACGAGTGGCACGAACTGATGGGAACCAAACGCGGCGTCCAGGCAGAACTTTGTCTTTCCCGGCTCAGGCAACTCAGCCCAACGGCGTGCACTTGGGCCGTGTCGGCGACCATCGGAAACGTGGAACAGGCAATGCAAACGGCCATCGGTCATCCGACGCTTCCGCAAGAATGCTCAGTCATCAAGGCTCCGACGCGGCGAAAGATTTCGATGAAGAGCATCGTGCCAAAATCGGTCGACCGGTTTCCGTGGGCAGGTCACATGGGCTTGCGATCGCTGAACGACGTCGTAAAAGCCATCGATTCGGTTGGCAGTTCGCTTGTTTTTACCAATACGCGATCGCAGGCCGAGCGTTGGTACGCGGCGTTGTTGTATGCCAAGCCCGAGTGGGCGGGGAAGATCGGGCTGCATCATGGTTCGCTGGATCGCAAGAAACGCAATTGGGTTGAACGCGAGCTTGATGCTGGAAACTTGCGCTGCGTCGTTTGTACTTCCAGCCTCGATCTGGGCGTCGACTTCTTCCCGGTCGAGCAAGTTTTGCAAGTCGGTAGCCCGAAAGGGATTGCGCGGCTGATGCAGCGAGCGGGACGCAGCGGACACTATCCGGGTGGAAAAAGCCAGTTGGTGTTTGTCCCGACCAACGCGCTCGATTTGATCGAACTGGCTGCAGCAAAAGATGCGCTCAAGAACAATCAAATTGAGTCGCGGACGCCGCTCAAGGGCAGCCTCGACGTACTCGCGCAGCATGTCGTGACATTGGCCGCCGGGACGGCTTTCGACGAAAGCGAACTATTTCGTGAAGTTCGGAGTACGCATGCGTTTGCGGAACTGACAGAGACTCAATGGCAGTGGGTGCTGGATTTCGTCAAGCGCGGCGGCGAGAGCTTACGCGTCTATCCGGACTTCAAGCGAGTCGTTGAATCGGATCAGGGATGGAAAATCGCTGACGAGAAAATGGCTCGGCGGCATCGCATGTCGATCGGCACGATTTCCAGCGATCGCGAAGTCGTCGTGCAGTTCATGAAAGGCGGTCGATTGGGAACGATCGAGGAACGCTTTATTTCGAAACTGAAACCGGAAGACAAGTTCATGTTCGCCGGGCGCGTGTTGAAACTGGTGATGGTCCGTGACATGACGGCGTGGGTCCGCCGCGCGAAAGGAAAAGTCGCCGCAGTTCCACGTTGGTCCGGTGGTCGATTGCCGCTGTCAAACGAACTGGCAGAATCAGTTCGCAGTAAGTTAGGCGAAGCCAACCGCGGGCAGTTTCGCGGCCCGGAAATGCGTGCAGTGAGGCCGTTGCTGGAACTGCAGGCTCAGTGGTCGGCCGTACCTGACGAGGATTCGTTGCTGATCGAGAAAGTGAAAACTCGAGACGGATTCCATGTGTTCGTCTATCCGTTCGAAGGCCGACTGGTCCACGAAGGTCTGGCCGCAATCCTCGCATGGAGGATCAGCCAGATGCAACCGATCACGTTTGCGACCACGATCAATGACTACGGTATCGAACTTCTGTCTCCAACGGATCCGCCGCTCGAAAAGGCATTAGAGTCTGGTTTGTTCTCTCCGCTCAACCTGCTGAATCAAATTGAAAAGAGCATGAATGCCACGGAACTTGATCGACGACAGTTCCGCGACATCGCGAGGATCGCCGGGCTGGTTTTCGGCGGCGTTCCCGGACATCACAAGTCGTCGCGTCAGCTTCAGGCTTCGAGCGATATGTTTTTCGATGTGTTTCGTGAGTACGATCCGGAGAATCTGTTGCTGCGACAGGCTCGACGTGAAGTTCTGGACATGCAACTTGAGCACGTCCGTTTGGCTCAGGCGATGGAGCGTCTGTCTGCGGCGAAAATCGTGTATCGTGAGCCACCCAAGCCGACGCCGCTCTCGTTTCCGATTCTGGTGGATCGATTGAGGCTGCGGCTTTCGAGCGAAAAACTCTCCGACCGCGTTGCCAGAATGACGCAACAGTACGAGAGAGCTGCGGAGAAGAAATTGAAATGA
- a CDS encoding ligase-associated DNA damage response exonuclease — MDELLTVTPKGLYCQTGNFYVDPWRPVDRALITHAHADHARWGSKKYLAAASSRHALRIRMGDKADLEFQPFGKPVTIGGVRVTFYPAGHILGSAQIKIEKDGYSTVVSGDYKRTNDPTCQPFEPVRCNTFVTESTFGLPIYRWPDPQNVFDQINEWWRNNQQSGTASMLLAYSLGKAQRLLAGVDASIGPIYTHGAVHKLNAGYEASGIALPATTYVGDVDPKETDWSRALIVAPPAAAGTRWAQRFGKLSVGMASGWMQIRGTRRRRSMDRGFILSDHVDWSSLLQTIRETEAENVWVTHGYSSIVARHLETMGLNASVIETEFEGEQLIETSDSGKEDAGD, encoded by the coding sequence ATGGATGAACTGCTCACTGTCACCCCAAAAGGACTCTACTGCCAGACCGGAAATTTCTATGTCGATCCATGGCGTCCGGTAGACCGCGCGCTGATCACTCACGCTCACGCCGACCACGCACGCTGGGGCTCGAAGAAGTACCTCGCGGCGGCATCGTCCCGACACGCTCTGCGAATTCGCATGGGCGACAAAGCCGATCTTGAGTTCCAACCTTTTGGTAAACCAGTGACCATCGGTGGAGTCCGAGTCACGTTCTACCCAGCCGGGCACATTCTGGGATCGGCTCAGATCAAAATCGAGAAAGACGGATACTCGACCGTCGTTTCCGGGGATTACAAGCGAACAAACGACCCGACTTGTCAGCCCTTTGAACCTGTTCGGTGCAATACGTTTGTCACAGAGTCGACTTTTGGATTGCCGATCTATCGCTGGCCGGATCCCCAAAACGTTTTTGATCAAATCAATGAGTGGTGGCGGAACAACCAGCAATCTGGAACCGCCAGCATGTTGCTGGCCTATTCATTGGGCAAAGCACAGCGGTTGCTCGCCGGCGTCGACGCTTCGATTGGTCCTATCTACACCCACGGAGCCGTTCACAAACTCAATGCAGGGTATGAGGCGTCTGGCATTGCGCTTCCCGCAACGACCTATGTTGGCGACGTTGACCCGAAAGAGACTGACTGGAGCCGCGCGTTAATCGTAGCGCCTCCCGCCGCGGCCGGGACTCGCTGGGCACAACGATTTGGGAAATTGAGCGTGGGCATGGCGTCCGGGTGGATGCAGATTCGAGGCACGAGGAGGCGTCGTTCGATGGATCGGGGATTCATCCTTTCGGATCATGTCGACTGGAGTTCGTTGCTGCAGACGATTCGCGAAACAGAAGCCGAAAATGTTTGGGTCACGCATGGCTATTCCAGCATCGTTGCTCGGCACCTTGAAACGATGGGTCTCAATGCCAGCGTGATCGAAACAGAATTCGAAGGCGAGCAACTGATCGAAACGTCGGACTCCGGCAAGGAGGACGCTGGTGATTGA
- the pdeM gene encoding ligase-associated DNA damage response endonuclease PdeM: MKATLDSQIELRFGDCDFVLRGDGTAFLPRHNALLVADLHLGKDASFRAAGIPVPAGINLALLAQLSLAIEQTAADSVYILGDMIHDARSMTDEVIDVVLNWRKQHAATDIILVRGNHDRHVADFPEKWQLNVQTEVVLENFELRHIVSPQTLKQNKHFQIGGHWHPVVTLGRGADRTRFPCFVVEKRSITLPAFGPFKGGFKQQPSAQSRFYPICEGKIWISRS, from the coding sequence ATGAAGGCTACTCTCGACAGTCAAATAGAGCTTCGTTTCGGGGATTGCGACTTCGTCCTTCGAGGAGACGGAACGGCTTTCTTGCCGCGGCACAATGCGCTACTGGTTGCCGACCTGCACCTCGGAAAAGATGCTTCGTTTCGAGCCGCCGGGATTCCCGTTCCTGCCGGAATCAATCTGGCGTTGCTGGCTCAACTTTCGCTCGCAATTGAGCAAACAGCAGCCGATTCCGTTTACATACTTGGCGACATGATTCACGACGCGAGATCGATGACCGATGAAGTGATTGATGTCGTATTGAACTGGCGGAAACAACATGCTGCAACGGACATCATTCTGGTGCGAGGAAATCACGACCGTCATGTAGCTGACTTTCCTGAAAAGTGGCAGTTGAATGTGCAAACTGAAGTGGTGCTGGAGAATTTTGAACTGCGTCACATCGTTTCGCCGCAGACGCTCAAGCAAAACAAACACTTTCAAATTGGAGGCCACTGGCATCCGGTGGTCACGCTGGGGCGCGGCGCAGACCGCACAAGGTTTCCCTGCTTTGTGGTCGAAAAGCGATCAATCACGCTGCCGGCCTTCGGTCCTTTCAAAGGTGGATTCAAGCAACAACCGTCTGCTCAGAGTCGTTTCTATCCGATATGCGAAGGCAAAATTTGGATCAGCCGCAGCTAG
- a CDS encoding response regulator, with product MSKTTRIVFVDDDPMLLASTRRQLRRKIPNCEMLFFERAAEALDAIAETPANVVLSDLRMPEMDGDEFLAQVADLHPDTVRLAWTGQSEAAQLKRVLNVADRVFSKPCPTQTLIDIIRIVNELCHHPPQQRLPLLLAAFDELEVDCFLQEHAAATGS from the coding sequence ATGAGTAAAACCACCCGAATCGTTTTCGTGGACGACGACCCAATGTTGCTGGCAAGTACCAGACGGCAGCTGCGTCGGAAAATTCCGAATTGTGAAATGCTGTTCTTCGAAAGGGCCGCTGAGGCTCTCGACGCGATCGCTGAAACGCCGGCTAATGTCGTTCTGTCGGATTTGCGAATGCCTGAAATGGACGGCGATGAGTTCCTGGCTCAAGTCGCGGATTTACACCCCGATACGGTGCGTTTGGCGTGGACCGGACAGTCCGAAGCCGCTCAATTGAAACGGGTTCTAAACGTCGCGGACCGGGTTTTTAGCAAGCCTTGTCCGACCCAGACGCTGATCGACATCATCCGAATCGTGAATGAACTTTGCCATCATCCACCTCAGCAGCGACTGCCATTGCTATTGGCCGCGTTCGATGAACTTGAGGTCGATTGCTTTCTTCAGGAACACGCCGCTGCAACCGGTAGTTGA
- a CDS encoding ArnT family glycosyltransferase, producing MTEHRPTTPTGLTLGIFLLVMMAFMGTTAYAVALYRMSANQPLRNTAYESDWICAPGAPSHAGYFRKRFDLTSEVKHAWVKIVAADAYEISVNRNPMGRIYLWRPTRPFQTGTSEKGQVLQPNNPAMALNFPREYQWDGHDTWRLPSYIELTSSFQVGKNVITIETESRSAPARVSFVGEIQLYNGKVIPLRSDESWSSEPAIPGPQLLDWTELGYWDKEWRHAKICDGPADSGYRSHPEEIYREPFRGNWMRHPKASNKASVSYAADWMVDRPIDEAWIRLMTNRNYELQINGELVRVASIKPPDLDNGEWVFGRASAFDPSAKPELLDPDEVGSNFVGTRFESPRKGHRNLGEFRNPYSPALTPFRYIRTYNRAQAPGEWDPKRTLAESRRTPETPDLFPERPRPNALKHDTSVGGYLSYSIANLLQPGMNRVEVFCLDKSNAIWPTQIAVDGGALADDGTRIDFVDNERWRTHCDREIEVYDGANGEVPVRVLGPVLSSGKAAPKMQYRGNALSPQQLDILLPQAVFQVSIITLIGVFIVVLGSLIVGRSIQEDETPVWQSTCQMIYAMLLTATVTIGCGLLLESSWAERHESLWTLRGEHWKVVFPFAIFASLLVGLLDIIGRSGFAGLRKKGHSVFDVLRDLPKTKLWFHLCLWVLLLGVFLRAYKLDLQPLDDDEYASAQAVMAILETGSPGFVPDDVYYTRSPLYHYATAAIAWPFGGNLWSLRLQSVMWSIGTAWLAYLAGARLLQNRWVGFVTMVLICVHPFEIFTGHVIRFYQMQQFFALLTVYLFCRGFVTEQSQGYRVATLIAFLCAVVSQEISVAMGPSLLFGYLMFAKDLGWKNNFTLVLVSASVVALIGLDFVVFQNLCLTRTEGVSPSIEAAVKPHFWYPMNMLSMLFGYSRLHVVVSFFFVAGLPLIWREQNRNALALLAFLISGIVMTNLLVTNVSFRYLYWLIPIWLLLSVDSVRLVISTLVSIVYPVSEHLNRHASTLAVCFFVCFVAIIASWSPWRIPGSYELRILGDSTGAVRWVRSQKRAGDRVAITEPHTHCAYMEGGKCDYDLALPLLYDFAVMRDGKLVDRNGGGEVLSNVDQLVAEFADGERIWVLLNREKFRTRGKNMRWEYPGARFEMFVRKNCELKYRTYLWSVYLWDPSRGHFQPFRLQE from the coding sequence ATGACTGAGCATCGCCCAACCACGCCAACCGGCCTGACGCTTGGCATTTTTCTTCTTGTCATGATGGCGTTCATGGGAACGACCGCCTATGCGGTTGCGCTGTATCGGATGTCGGCGAACCAGCCGTTGAGGAACACCGCCTATGAAAGCGACTGGATCTGCGCTCCCGGAGCACCGTCTCACGCCGGCTATTTTCGCAAACGATTTGACCTGACGAGCGAAGTTAAACACGCTTGGGTCAAGATCGTGGCAGCGGACGCATACGAAATCAGCGTCAATCGTAACCCGATGGGGCGCATTTATCTTTGGCGTCCAACGCGTCCTTTTCAAACGGGCACCAGCGAAAAAGGCCAGGTGTTGCAACCAAATAATCCTGCGATGGCGTTGAACTTTCCTCGCGAGTACCAGTGGGACGGCCACGACACTTGGCGCCTGCCCAGCTACATCGAGTTGACGTCGTCGTTTCAAGTTGGAAAGAACGTGATCACGATTGAAACAGAATCGCGGTCGGCGCCGGCGCGCGTCAGTTTCGTCGGAGAGATTCAGCTCTACAACGGAAAAGTCATCCCGCTTCGCAGCGACGAATCGTGGTCGTCCGAGCCAGCCATACCCGGTCCGCAGTTGCTTGACTGGACCGAGCTTGGCTATTGGGACAAAGAATGGCGGCACGCGAAAATCTGTGACGGACCTGCCGATTCCGGTTATCGCTCGCACCCCGAAGAAATCTATCGCGAGCCGTTTCGGGGCAACTGGATGCGACACCCGAAGGCGTCGAACAAAGCCAGCGTTTCCTACGCAGCGGACTGGATGGTCGATCGACCAATCGACGAAGCCTGGATTCGCTTGATGACCAATCGGAACTATGAGCTTCAAATCAACGGTGAACTTGTGCGAGTTGCCTCGATCAAGCCGCCGGATTTGGACAATGGTGAATGGGTCTTTGGCCGCGCGTCGGCGTTTGATCCATCGGCCAAGCCGGAGTTGTTGGACCCGGATGAAGTCGGATCAAATTTTGTTGGTACGCGATTCGAGTCACCGCGAAAGGGACATCGCAATCTTGGCGAATTCCGCAATCCGTACTCTCCAGCGTTGACGCCATTCCGTTACATCCGAACTTACAATCGAGCCCAGGCTCCTGGAGAATGGGACCCGAAACGGACGCTCGCAGAATCGCGCCGAACTCCCGAAACACCAGACCTTTTTCCGGAACGGCCGCGGCCCAACGCACTGAAACACGACACGTCCGTCGGTGGATATCTGAGCTACAGCATCGCGAACTTGCTCCAGCCGGGCATGAATCGAGTCGAGGTTTTCTGTCTGGACAAGTCGAACGCGATCTGGCCGACGCAAATCGCGGTCGACGGAGGAGCCCTCGCAGATGATGGAACGCGAATCGATTTCGTAGACAACGAACGCTGGCGGACTCATTGCGATCGCGAAATCGAAGTCTACGACGGAGCCAACGGTGAAGTCCCCGTCAGAGTGCTCGGCCCGGTTCTGAGCTCCGGTAAAGCTGCGCCTAAAATGCAGTATCGAGGCAATGCGCTCAGCCCGCAACAATTGGATATTCTATTGCCACAAGCCGTGTTTCAGGTTTCGATCATCACGCTGATTGGCGTGTTTATCGTCGTCTTGGGTTCACTAATTGTCGGTCGATCGATCCAGGAAGACGAGACTCCGGTTTGGCAATCGACATGCCAAATGATTTACGCGATGTTGCTCACCGCGACGGTGACGATTGGTTGCGGGCTTCTACTGGAAAGTTCGTGGGCAGAGCGTCACGAGTCGTTGTGGACGCTGCGCGGGGAGCACTGGAAAGTTGTTTTTCCCTTCGCAATTTTCGCGTCGCTGCTAGTTGGACTGTTGGACATCATTGGACGATCCGGATTCGCTGGCTTGCGAAAAAAAGGCCACAGTGTTTTCGATGTACTTCGCGATTTGCCGAAAACGAAACTCTGGTTCCACCTTTGCCTCTGGGTTCTGCTGCTGGGCGTGTTCCTCCGAGCGTATAAGCTCGACCTGCAACCGCTCGACGACGACGAATATGCTTCGGCTCAAGCCGTGATGGCGATTTTGGAAACCGGTTCTCCGGGCTTTGTGCCTGACGACGTCTACTACACCCGAAGTCCTCTGTATCACTACGCCACTGCAGCAATTGCGTGGCCATTCGGCGGCAACCTTTGGAGTCTTCGTTTGCAATCGGTGATGTGGAGCATCGGCACGGCGTGGCTGGCGTATCTGGCCGGAGCAAGACTGCTGCAGAATCGTTGGGTCGGGTTTGTCACGATGGTTTTGATCTGCGTGCACCCTTTCGAGATTTTCACCGGGCACGTGATACGTTTCTATCAAATGCAGCAATTTTTTGCGCTGCTGACGGTGTATCTGTTCTGCCGCGGCTTTGTGACAGAACAGTCTCAGGGATATCGAGTCGCCACGTTGATCGCGTTTCTGTGTGCTGTTGTCAGCCAGGAAATTAGCGTCGCCATGGGACCGTCTTTGCTGTTCGGCTATCTTATGTTCGCCAAAGACCTCGGATGGAAAAACAACTTCACGCTGGTCCTCGTTTCCGCTTCCGTCGTCGCGCTGATCGGTTTGGACTTTGTTGTTTTTCAAAACCTTTGTCTGACACGCACCGAAGGCGTTTCTCCGTCGATCGAAGCCGCCGTCAAACCGCACTTCTGGTATCCCATGAACATGCTGTCGATGCTGTTTGGATATTCGAGGTTGCATGTCGTCGTGAGCTTCTTTTTTGTCGCCGGGTTGCCTTTGATTTGGCGTGAGCAGAATCGCAACGCCTTGGCATTGCTTGCGTTCTTGATCTCAGGAATCGTGATGACGAATCTGTTGGTGACCAACGTCAGCTTTCGCTACCTTTATTGGTTGATTCCGATCTGGTTGTTGCTTTCTGTTGATTCGGTTCGGCTCGTAATTTCCACCCTGGTCAGTATTGTCTATCCCGTCTCAGAGCATTTGAACCGACATGCGTCGACCCTTGCGGTTTGCTTTTTCGTGTGCTTCGTTGCAATTATCGCGAGCTGGTCACCGTGGCGAATCCCAGGATCTTACGAACTGAGAATTCTAGGCGATTCAACCGGGGCCGTTCGTTGGGTCCGAAGTCAAAAAAGGGCAGGGGACCGTGTTGCGATTACCGAACCGCATACGCATTGCGCGTACATGGAAGGCGGAAAATGCGACTACGACCTGGCACTTCCGTTGCTCTACGATTTCGCCGTGATGCGTGACGGAAAACTGGTCGATCGCAACGGCGGCGGAGAAGTCCTCAGCAACGTTGATCAGCTTGTTGCCGAGTTTGCGGACGGCGAAAGGATCTGGGTTTTGTTGAACCGGGAGAAGTTTCGCACTCGCGGAAAGAACATGCGATGGGAGTATCCCGGCGCGCGATTTGAGATGTTTGTTCGCAAAAATTGCGAGCTGAAGTATCGAACTTATCTATGGAGTGTTTACCTCTGGGATCCGTCCCGAGGCCACTTCCAACCGTTTCGACTACAGGAGTAA
- a CDS encoding Lacal_2735 family protein, protein MFGFASKKETLEKKLHKLMDEAYRLSHSNRQASDEKTAQAEEVRKQLEALED, encoded by the coding sequence ATGTTCGGATTCGCGTCAAAGAAAGAAACACTGGAAAAGAAACTCCATAAGTTGATGGACGAAGCTTATCGGCTATCCCATTCGAATCGCCAGGCAAGCGATGAAAAAACAGCTCAAGCGGAAGAAGTTCGCAAACAGCTGGAGGCTCTGGAAGACTGA
- a CDS encoding DUF2256 domain-containing protein, translating to MAHTKQNLPQKTCATCGRPFRWRKKWAKVWDEVKFCSERCRRNKQGSNVTVDRKRR from the coding sequence ATGGCCCACACAAAGCAAAATCTTCCGCAGAAAACGTGCGCCACTTGTGGACGACCTTTTCGCTGGCGGAAGAAATGGGCCAAAGTCTGGGACGAGGTGAAATTTTGCAGCGAGCGTTGTCGCCGTAACAAACAGGGATCAAACGTGACCGTGGATAGAAAGCGGCGATGA